The following proteins come from a genomic window of Oricola thermophila:
- a CDS encoding acyl-CoA synthetase: MEGTIFGEGLDRNAANYQPLTPLKHLERAAAVFPDHVAIIHGTLRRSYADFYARSRRLASALRKAGIGRGDTVAVMLSNTPAMLEAHHGVPMAGAVLLSINTRLDAEVIAFQLDHGEARAVIVDREFSAVMASALKRAERNPLVINYDDPDYPDDAPFPKGEPIGSLEYEDFIAGGDPDFEWAMPDDEWDAISLNYTSGTTGNPKGVVYHHRGAALMGYANVIASGMGRHPVYLWTLPMFHCNGWCFPWTLSVQAGTHVCLRWVRAKAMYDAIAEHGVTHLCGAPVVMSMLLNAAEAEKRDFPQTVTFNTAAAPPPETVLAGMAQAGFEVTHLYGLTETYGPAVVNEWHGEWNALEGPERAALKARQGVRYAALEDVTVMDPETMERVPADGETLGEVMFRGNIVMKGYLKNPSATEQAFAGGWFHSGDLGVMHEDGYIQLKDRSKDIIISGGENISSIEVEDAIYKHPAVAAAAVVAKPDEKWGESPCAFVELKPGKAATAEEIIAHCRTLMAHFKCPRHVVFTELPKTSTGKIQKFVLREKAKEA; encoded by the coding sequence ATGGAAGGCACGATTTTCGGCGAGGGGCTCGACCGCAACGCCGCCAACTACCAGCCGCTTACGCCGCTGAAACATCTCGAGCGCGCGGCGGCGGTGTTTCCGGATCATGTCGCCATCATCCACGGGACGCTCAGGCGCAGCTACGCGGACTTTTACGCCCGCTCGCGAAGGCTGGCCTCGGCCCTGCGGAAGGCGGGTATCGGGCGCGGCGACACGGTGGCCGTGATGCTGTCCAACACGCCGGCCATGCTGGAGGCCCATCACGGCGTGCCGATGGCCGGCGCGGTGCTGCTGTCGATCAACACGCGGCTCGACGCCGAGGTGATCGCCTTCCAGCTCGACCACGGCGAGGCGAGGGCGGTGATCGTCGACCGGGAATTCTCCGCCGTCATGGCCTCCGCGCTGAAGCGGGCGGAGCGCAATCCGCTGGTCATAAACTACGACGACCCGGACTATCCCGACGACGCGCCCTTCCCGAAGGGGGAGCCGATCGGATCGCTCGAATACGAGGACTTCATCGCCGGCGGCGACCCGGACTTCGAATGGGCGATGCCGGACGACGAGTGGGACGCGATCTCGCTGAACTACACCTCGGGGACGACCGGCAACCCGAAGGGCGTGGTCTACCACCATCGCGGCGCGGCGCTGATGGGCTATGCCAACGTGATCGCGAGCGGCATGGGCCGGCACCCGGTCTACCTCTGGACGCTGCCGATGTTCCACTGCAACGGCTGGTGCTTTCCGTGGACGCTTTCCGTGCAGGCGGGCACGCATGTGTGCCTGCGCTGGGTGCGGGCGAAGGCGATGTACGACGCCATCGCCGAGCACGGGGTGACGCATCTGTGCGGCGCGCCGGTGGTGATGTCGATGCTGCTGAACGCGGCCGAGGCGGAGAAGCGCGACTTCCCGCAGACGGTGACGTTCAACACCGCGGCCGCGCCGCCGCCGGAAACCGTGCTGGCCGGCATGGCGCAGGCCGGTTTCGAGGTCACGCATCTCTACGGGCTGACCGAGACCTACGGGCCGGCGGTGGTCAACGAGTGGCACGGCGAGTGGAACGCGCTGGAGGGCCCGGAAAGGGCGGCGCTGAAGGCGCGCCAGGGCGTGCGCTACGCCGCGCTGGAGGACGTGACGGTGATGGACCCGGAAACGATGGAACGGGTGCCCGCCGACGGCGAGACGCTGGGCGAGGTGATGTTCCGCGGCAACATCGTGATGAAGGGCTACCTGAAGAACCCGTCGGCGACGGAGCAGGCGTTCGCCGGCGGCTGGTTCCATTCCGGCGATCTCGGCGTGATGCACGAGGACGGATACATCCAGCTCAAGGACCGCTCGAAGGACATCATAATCTCCGGCGGCGAGAACATCTCCTCGATCGAGGTGGAGGACGCGATCTACAAGCACCCGGCGGTCGCCGCGGCGGCGGTGGTGGCGAAGCCGGACGAGAAATGGGGCGAGAGCCCCTGCGCCTTCGTCGAGCTGAAGCCGGGGAAGGCGGCGACGGCGGAGGAGATCATCGCCCATTGCCGCACGCTGATGGCGCATTTCAAGTGCCCGCGCCACGTGGTGTTCACTGAACTGCCGAAGACATCGACGGGCAAGATCCAGAAATTCGTGCTGCGGGAAAAGGCAAAGGAGGCGTGA
- a CDS encoding iron chelate uptake ABC transporter family permease subunit, with amino-acid sequence MPERRLAWLALALVGACALFMTLGARGNWDFVLAFRGAKLAALLIVGAAIAVSTILFQTISGNRILTPSIMGFDALFVLFQTLLVFAIGGFGVAQLSQGLRFAMEFSLLLGAAVLLFGTLLSRARHDMHRTVLTGIIFGVLFHSLTAFIQRLIDPNEFAIVQVNSFARFNAVETDLLGISALLCAIGIAAAWRYRHRLDVIALGRDQAISLGVDHRRAVFAILMIVALLVSVSTALAGPVTFFGLLVSSLAHSAMKTHRHALLLPAAALISGIVLVAGQTVTERILALATPLSVSVEFLGGLVFLLLVLKGSQR; translated from the coding sequence ATGCCTGAGCGTCGCCTTGCCTGGCTTGCCCTTGCTCTGGTCGGCGCCTGCGCGCTGTTCATGACGCTCGGCGCACGCGGCAACTGGGATTTCGTGCTCGCCTTCCGTGGCGCAAAACTCGCCGCCCTGCTCATCGTCGGCGCCGCGATTGCCGTTTCCACCATCCTTTTCCAGACGATCTCCGGCAACCGCATCCTCACCCCGTCCATCATGGGTTTCGATGCGCTCTTCGTCCTTTTCCAGACCCTGCTGGTCTTCGCCATCGGCGGTTTCGGCGTGGCGCAACTGTCGCAGGGACTGCGCTTCGCGATGGAATTCTCGCTCCTGCTCGGCGCCGCGGTACTGCTGTTCGGCACGCTGCTGTCCCGGGCACGACACGACATGCACCGCACCGTGCTGACAGGCATAATCTTCGGGGTGCTGTTCCACAGCCTGACGGCCTTCATCCAGCGACTGATCGATCCCAACGAGTTCGCCATCGTCCAGGTGAACTCCTTTGCGCGGTTCAACGCGGTCGAGACGGACCTGCTGGGCATATCGGCGCTTCTATGCGCCATCGGCATCGCGGCGGCCTGGCGCTACCGGCATCGCCTCGACGTGATCGCGCTCGGACGCGACCAGGCCATCAGCCTCGGCGTCGACCACCGGCGCGCCGTGTTCGCGATCCTGATGATCGTCGCGCTGCTCGTCTCGGTGTCGACCGCGCTGGCCGGTCCCGTGACATTCTTCGGCCTGCTGGTGTCCAGCCTTGCACACTCGGCGATGAAGACCCATCGCCACGCCCTGCTGCTGCCGGCCGCGGCGCTGATATCGGGCATCGTCCTGGTCGCCGGCCAGACCGTCACCGAGCGCATCCTTGCCTTGGCGACGCCGCTTTCCGTTTCCGTCGAGTTCCTCGGCGGTCTCGTGTTCCTCCTCCTCGTTCTGAAGGGTTCGCAGCGATGA
- a CDS encoding ABC transporter ATP-binding protein, with translation MIEIENVSHRHGATRVLHDVSLTIPKGGITALVGPNGAGKSTLLSLMARLQRLQAGSIRFDGLDVSTTPSDELARKLAILRQDTVVGTRVTVRDLVGFGRFPHNRGHMRAEDREIVADALAAFHLEPLAERYLDQLSGGQRQRAMVAMSFAQSADYLLLDEPLNNLDMPFARALMRQLRELADRHGRTIVIVVHEINYAAIHADRIVGMRDGRLVAEGTPDEIVTEEALSAIFGTHIAIHEVDGRKLAVHYG, from the coding sequence ATGATCGAGATCGAGAATGTCAGTCACCGGCACGGCGCGACGCGGGTCCTTCACGATGTCTCGCTGACCATCCCGAAGGGCGGCATCACCGCCTTGGTCGGGCCGAACGGCGCGGGCAAGTCGACATTGCTTTCGCTGATGGCCCGGTTGCAGCGCCTGCAGGCGGGCAGCATCCGCTTCGACGGACTCGACGTGAGCACGACGCCGAGCGACGAACTGGCGCGCAAGCTGGCCATCCTGCGCCAGGACACGGTCGTCGGCACCCGCGTCACCGTGCGCGATCTCGTCGGATTCGGCCGCTTTCCGCACAATCGCGGTCACATGCGCGCCGAGGATCGCGAGATCGTCGCCGATGCGCTCGCCGCCTTCCACCTGGAGCCATTGGCGGAGCGCTATCTGGACCAGCTCTCGGGCGGCCAGCGCCAGCGGGCCATGGTCGCCATGAGTTTCGCCCAGTCGGCGGACTACCTGCTGCTCGACGAGCCGCTCAACAATCTGGACATGCCCTTCGCCCGGGCGCTGATGCGGCAGCTGCGCGAGCTGGCGGACCGGCACGGGCGCACCATCGTCATCGTGGTGCACGAGATCAACTATGCTGCGATCCATGCCGACCGGATCGTGGGCATGCGCGACGGCCGCCTCGTCGCGGAGGGAACGCCGGACGAGATCGTGACCGAGGAGGCCCTTTCGGCCATCTTCGGCACCCATATTGCAATCCACGAGGTCGATGGCCGCAAGCTCGCGGTTCACTACGGCTGA
- a CDS encoding TonB-dependent receptor domain-containing protein, with protein sequence MVSDSTTLPTVGTVSTTSRRVAFAAALAASSALAGPPAALAQETAEQLPVLVITASGSEIDLRDVPASVTVISEEEIEDMPAQDVRDLLSRVEGITLARSGNANKVQIRGLGERYTLFMVDGKRVNSAPNLFRGNDFDSGWVPLDAIERIEVVRGPMSSLHGSDAIGGVINIITRKDYDAWHGSVTTEFTAQEDPDAGDYGRVGFHASGPIAENLGLRIYGAWDRRNPDNPTINPDSSLDGFLLSDNKFIDVTGSWMPDAFNTLELNYDFSRRVHNDVPMNRHAGSFRHVGEYDFGTTEVSLWGDRIRNEYGHGNKLGEDQPNTAYNAGADGKVVLPVEFWTEQTLTIGSSYRYQQIDDDYVLTGGGDPTSSVWQGAIFFEDELRITDDFLLTVGNRLDYHENFGAHNSPRIYGVYHLTEGLTIKGGWSSAFKAPTLLENSPNWYQISCGGGCYLAGSDELDPETSRSIEVGIHYEGPAWSAGVTAFRNDIEDMIPFPPARTSDVSAAPTYSNFVGFAPGGEPVFAYENIEEARTQGVEATISVRPHPDWTFTANYTYLDAKNLTIDAPIAYQPEHNANFTAEWQATDKLNLAVNVSYVGEQYTYVPPTGDMAYASAADAFVTADVMAKYDFNENFTIRAGVLNIADHQVTRETIDDFNIDGRRFFLSATGRF encoded by the coding sequence ATGGTATCCGATTCAACGACATTGCCGACTGTCGGCACCGTTTCAACGACTTCGCGGCGCGTTGCCTTCGCGGCGGCCCTGGCGGCCTCGTCCGCTCTTGCCGGGCCGCCGGCAGCACTGGCACAGGAAACCGCGGAGCAATTGCCGGTGCTGGTGATTACCGCGTCGGGCAGCGAGATCGACCTGCGCGACGTGCCGGCCAGCGTCACCGTGATCTCCGAGGAGGAGATCGAGGACATGCCGGCGCAGGACGTGCGCGACCTGCTGTCCAGGGTGGAAGGCATCACCCTCGCGCGCAGCGGAAACGCCAACAAGGTGCAGATACGCGGCCTCGGCGAGCGCTACACGCTGTTCATGGTCGACGGCAAGCGCGTCAACTCGGCGCCCAACCTGTTCCGGGGCAACGACTTCGACTCCGGCTGGGTGCCGCTTGATGCGATCGAGCGCATCGAGGTGGTGCGCGGGCCGATGTCCTCGCTGCACGGGTCCGATGCCATCGGCGGCGTCATCAACATCATCACCAGGAAGGACTACGACGCCTGGCACGGATCGGTGACGACCGAGTTCACCGCGCAGGAGGATCCCGATGCCGGCGACTACGGGCGGGTCGGATTCCATGCTTCCGGTCCGATCGCCGAGAACCTGGGGCTGCGCATCTACGGCGCCTGGGACCGGCGCAACCCGGACAACCCGACGATCAACCCGGATTCGAGCCTCGACGGCTTCCTGCTGTCTGACAACAAGTTCATCGATGTCACGGGCAGCTGGATGCCGGACGCGTTCAACACATTGGAGCTCAACTACGATTTCTCCCGCCGGGTCCACAATGACGTGCCCATGAACCGACATGCGGGTTCCTTCAGGCACGTCGGCGAATACGATTTCGGCACGACCGAGGTGAGCCTGTGGGGCGACCGTATCCGGAACGAGTACGGACATGGCAACAAGCTGGGCGAGGACCAGCCGAACACGGCCTACAATGCCGGCGCGGACGGGAAGGTGGTGCTGCCGGTCGAGTTCTGGACCGAGCAGACCCTGACCATCGGCAGCTCCTACCGATACCAGCAGATCGACGACGATTACGTGCTGACCGGCGGCGGCGACCCGACATCGTCGGTGTGGCAGGGCGCGATCTTCTTCGAGGACGAGCTGCGCATCACGGACGATTTCCTCCTCACCGTCGGCAACCGGCTCGACTACCACGAGAATTTCGGGGCGCATAACAGTCCGCGGATCTACGGCGTCTATCACCTGACCGAAGGGCTGACGATCAAGGGCGGCTGGTCGTCCGCGTTCAAGGCGCCGACCCTGCTGGAGAACAGCCCGAACTGGTACCAGATCTCCTGCGGCGGCGGGTGCTACCTGGCCGGTTCCGACGAACTCGACCCCGAGACCAGCCGCAGCATCGAGGTCGGGATCCACTACGAGGGGCCGGCCTGGTCGGCCGGCGTGACGGCGTTTCGCAACGATATCGAGGACATGATCCCGTTCCCGCCGGCGCGGACCAGCGACGTTTCCGCGGCGCCGACCTACAGCAACTTCGTCGGCTTCGCGCCCGGCGGCGAGCCGGTCTTCGCCTACGAGAACATCGAGGAAGCGCGCACCCAGGGCGTGGAGGCGACGATTTCCGTCCGGCCGCACCCGGACTGGACGTTCACGGCAAACTATACCTATCTCGATGCGAAGAACCTCACCATCGACGCGCCGATCGCCTACCAGCCCGAGCACAATGCGAACTTCACGGCCGAGTGGCAGGCGACGGACAAGCTGAACCTGGCCGTCAATGTCTCCTATGTCGGCGAGCAGTATACCTATGTGCCCCCGACAGGAGACATGGCCTATGCCTCGGCCGCGGACGCCTTCGTCACAGCCGATGTGATGGCGAAGTACGACTTCAACGAGAACTTCACCATTCGCGCCGGCGTGCTGAACATCGCCGATCACCAGGTTACCCGCGAGACGATCGACGATTTCAACATCGACGGTCGCCGCTTCTTCCTGTCGGCGACCGGGCGTTTCTGA
- a CDS encoding GFA family protein gives MTSKHSGSCLCGAVTFEIEGTFDRFMLCHCSRCRKFSGTAHASNLFCDTGTLTFLSGEEKIRHFDVPGTRFLKAFCADCGSPLPRVRGEGVAVPAGCLDTPVDIAPTAHIFFCDRANWEEGLDACPKFDGYPK, from the coding sequence ATGACCAGCAAACATTCGGGCTCGTGCCTGTGCGGCGCGGTGACGTTCGAGATCGAGGGGACGTTCGACCGGTTCATGCTGTGCCATTGCAGCCGCTGCAGGAAGTTCTCCGGCACGGCGCACGCGTCGAACCTGTTCTGCGACACGGGCACGCTCACCTTCCTGTCGGGCGAGGAGAAGATCCGGCATTTCGACGTGCCGGGCACGCGGTTCCTGAAGGCGTTCTGCGCCGACTGCGGCTCGCCGCTGCCCCGGGTTCGCGGCGAGGGCGTCGCAGTGCCTGCCGGCTGCCTCGACACGCCGGTCGACATCGCGCCGACGGCGCACATCTTCTTCTGCGATCGTGCGAACTGGGAGGAGGGGCTGGACGCCTGTCCGAAATTCGACGGCTATCCGAAGTAG
- a CDS encoding ABC transporter permease — protein sequence MKIAAVAALLALAVASLFVGVIDVGPAALLRDPEAARLMAISRLPRTLAVLLTGASMAVAGVIMQMLARNRFIEPTTAGTGQSAALGILLATLFMPSAPLALKMLAASLTALAGSVLFLAIVRRLPVTQPLLVPLVGLVYGSVIGAGVTFVAYQADLLQYVGVWMNGEFSGVLLGRYELLWVSGIAALAAWFVADRFSIVGLGRDVSVSLGLNYARTVAAGLLMVSVITALTVVTVGMIPFVGLVVPNIASRLLGDNLRASLPWTAAGGAGLVLLCDIIGRVIRHPYEIPVGTVFGVVGAVLFLWLLYARKPGHA from the coding sequence ATGAAAATCGCGGCCGTGGCGGCATTGCTGGCGCTCGCCGTCGCGAGCCTCTTCGTCGGCGTGATCGATGTCGGTCCGGCGGCGCTGCTGCGCGATCCCGAGGCCGCGCGCCTGATGGCGATCAGCCGGCTGCCGCGCACGCTCGCGGTTCTGCTGACCGGCGCCTCGATGGCGGTTGCCGGCGTCATCATGCAGATGCTCGCGCGCAATCGGTTCATCGAGCCGACCACGGCGGGAACCGGGCAAAGCGCCGCCCTCGGCATCCTGCTCGCCACCCTTTTCATGCCCTCCGCTCCGCTGGCGCTGAAGATGCTGGCGGCCAGCCTGACCGCGCTGGCCGGTAGCGTCCTTTTTCTCGCCATCGTGCGCCGCCTCCCGGTCACCCAGCCCCTGCTGGTCCCGCTGGTCGGCCTCGTCTACGGCTCGGTGATCGGCGCCGGGGTGACCTTCGTCGCCTACCAGGCCGACCTGCTCCAGTATGTCGGCGTCTGGATGAATGGCGAGTTCTCCGGCGTCCTGCTCGGCCGCTACGAGCTGCTCTGGGTTTCCGGCATCGCGGCGCTGGCGGCCTGGTTCGTCGCCGACCGCTTTTCCATCGTCGGCCTCGGCCGCGATGTTTCCGTCAGCCTCGGCTTGAACTATGCCCGCACCGTCGCCGCCGGCCTTCTCATGGTTTCGGTCATCACCGCGCTTACCGTCGTCACCGTGGGCATGATCCCCTTCGTCGGACTCGTCGTGCCCAACATCGCCAGCCGCCTGCTCGGCGACAATCTGCGCGCGAGCCTGCCCTGGACAGCGGCCGGGGGAGCGGGGCTTGTCCTTCTCTGCGACATTATCGGCCGCGTGATCCGTCATCCCTACGAGATCCCGGTCGGCACGGTCTTCGGCGTGGTCGGCGCCGTGCTCTTCCTGTGGCTTCTCTACGCGCGGAAACCCGGCCATGCCTGA
- a CDS encoding YHYH protein: MTRMTRPFVATIPFLLVLNAAQPAHAHDDHCAAIRESVEKAGFADSVTVVCDGDHASIISDTFPDHEMMTGIVGTNEQVPVPAKDHAAPIPLEPKLGDTPQTRDSSLGVAVNGVPIYDYTAGGEMTEAELYHYQAHHDTVATQQLDECGGHAGKGDDYHYHAKPTCMIEQMKNAGDDAIIGWAFDGFPIFGDNNPDGTQIADGELDVCNGKADDTFGYRYHTSADAPYIIQCLMGEVADLQALPRVAPLRSIDGNGGRDSGVPPRGGVEDLVFTQFPGGGGHMEYSYRGETYYIRYAPSDRPDCYDFETRTVTNGGEVETGTYCR, encoded by the coding sequence ATGACCCGCATGACGCGCCCGTTCGTCGCGACAATACCGTTCCTGCTCGTCCTGAATGCGGCACAGCCGGCCCATGCCCATGACGATCATTGCGCGGCTATCCGGGAATCGGTCGAGAAGGCCGGTTTCGCCGACAGCGTGACGGTGGTCTGCGACGGCGACCATGCCAGCATCATCTCCGACACGTTTCCCGATCATGAAATGATGACGGGCATCGTCGGAACGAACGAACAGGTTCCGGTTCCCGCCAAGGATCATGCGGCACCCATTCCGCTGGAACCGAAGCTTGGCGACACGCCGCAAACCCGCGACTCCTCTCTGGGTGTCGCGGTCAACGGGGTGCCGATCTACGACTACACCGCCGGCGGCGAGATGACCGAGGCCGAACTGTATCACTACCAGGCTCACCACGACACGGTGGCGACGCAGCAGCTGGATGAATGCGGCGGGCATGCGGGAAAGGGCGACGACTACCATTATCATGCCAAGCCGACCTGCATGATCGAGCAGATGAAAAATGCCGGCGACGACGCCATCATCGGCTGGGCCTTCGACGGATTCCCGATATTCGGCGACAACAATCCCGACGGCACGCAGATCGCCGACGGGGAACTGGATGTCTGCAACGGAAAGGCCGACGATACCTTCGGATACCGGTATCACACTTCGGCGGATGCCCCCTATATCATCCAGTGCCTGATGGGCGAGGTCGCCGACCTGCAGGCGCTTCCGCGCGTGGCGCCTCTCAGATCGATCGACGGCAACGGGGGGCGCGATTCCGGCGTCCCGCCCCGCGGGGGCGTGGAGGATCTCGTCTTCACGCAATTTCCCGGCGGCGGAGGACACATGGAGTACAGCTATCGGGGCGAGACCTACTACATCCGCTACGCTCCGTCGGACCGACCGGATTGCTACGATTTCGAGACGCGAACGGTCACGAATGGCGGCGAAGTCGAGACCGGGACCTATTGCCGATAG
- a CDS encoding siderophore ABC transporter substrate-binding protein, translating into MKRFVPLLAAAVLAAAPALAESVAVETARGTVAVPSNPEKIVVFDVGALDTLDALGIRPAGTVEKVFVDYLDEATENAEAVGTLFEPDFEAVNALAPDLIVVGSRSAEQLEPLSKFAPTIDMTIWGNDVVGQARARLAAYGEIFGRQDEAKRLAGELDAGLERAKAAAAGKGTALIVLTNGPKISAYGKGSRFGWLHDELDLPQAVESVEEATHGEAISFEFIRNANPDWLLVIDRSAAIGAEGERAAETLDNALVAETTAWKKGQVIYLNAADLYVAAGGFRSLMNTFGLIEKGFRPSS; encoded by the coding sequence ATGAAGAGATTCGTTCCCCTGCTTGCAGCCGCGGTCCTGGCGGCCGCGCCCGCCCTGGCGGAGAGCGTCGCCGTCGAAACGGCACGCGGAACCGTCGCGGTACCGTCCAACCCCGAAAAGATTGTCGTGTTCGATGTCGGCGCGCTCGACACGCTCGACGCGCTGGGCATCAGGCCGGCCGGCACCGTCGAAAAGGTGTTCGTCGACTATCTTGACGAAGCGACGGAAAATGCCGAGGCGGTCGGCACCCTGTTCGAACCCGATTTCGAGGCCGTCAACGCGCTGGCGCCAGACCTGATCGTCGTCGGTTCCCGCTCGGCCGAGCAGCTCGAGCCGCTGTCGAAATTCGCTCCGACGATCGACATGACCATCTGGGGCAACGACGTGGTCGGCCAAGCCAGGGCGCGGCTTGCCGCCTATGGCGAGATCTTCGGCAGGCAAGACGAGGCGAAAAGGCTGGCCGGCGAACTTGACGCCGGGCTGGAACGCGCGAAGGCCGCTGCCGCCGGCAAGGGCACGGCGCTGATCGTCCTGACCAACGGACCGAAGATCTCCGCCTACGGCAAGGGATCACGCTTCGGATGGCTGCATGACGAGCTGGACCTGCCGCAGGCCGTCGAGTCCGTCGAGGAGGCCACCCATGGCGAGGCGATCTCCTTCGAGTTCATCCGCAACGCCAATCCGGACTGGCTCCTGGTGATCGACCGCTCCGCAGCGATCGGCGCGGAAGGCGAGCGGGCCGCCGAGACGCTCGACAATGCGCTGGTCGCGGAGACCACCGCATGGAAGAAGGGCCAGGTCATCTATCTCAACGCGGCCGATCTCTACGTCGCCGCCGGCGGCTTCCGTTCGCTGATGAACACCTTCGGGCTGATCGAGAAGGGCTTCAGGCCCTCGTCGTGA
- a CDS encoding DUF2726 domain-containing protein — translation MAFEFEALTGFPVIFLAVLAVAFYGGMTFERFLAAQRRRKWRGRKRRRWQDRRVGADLKYRGEESKPAGPAPKPIDAAEQLRIVMDADFAIQPLLNKSEARVFKELDRMVIDCNPGWQVMAQVSLGEILRCKDVKAYSCVNSKRVDLLLVDENCQPRHALEYQGGAHHQGTAAARDAVKKEALRRAGIGYHEVIAGHTTPSDLRRLVERLVDKPIAAQ, via the coding sequence ATGGCTTTCGAATTCGAAGCATTGACCGGGTTCCCGGTAATATTTCTCGCTGTCCTGGCGGTGGCCTTCTATGGCGGAATGACGTTCGAGCGATTTCTCGCCGCTCAGCGAAGGCGGAAGTGGCGGGGAAGGAAGCGCCGCCGCTGGCAGGACAGGCGCGTCGGGGCCGATCTCAAATATCGCGGGGAGGAATCGAAACCTGCAGGGCCGGCACCGAAGCCGATCGACGCAGCGGAACAATTGCGGATCGTTATGGACGCGGATTTCGCGATCCAGCCGCTGCTCAACAAAAGCGAGGCGCGGGTTTTCAAGGAACTCGACCGCATGGTGATCGATTGCAATCCCGGCTGGCAGGTGATGGCGCAAGTGTCGCTCGGCGAAATTTTGCGCTGCAAGGACGTCAAGGCCTATAGCTGCGTGAATTCAAAGCGCGTCGACCTCCTTCTCGTCGACGAAAACTGCCAACCGCGCCACGCCCTCGAATATCAGGGCGGCGCGCACCATCAAGGGACGGCGGCGGCACGCGACGCGGTCAAGAAGGAAGCGCTCAGGCGGGCGGGCATAGGCTATCACGAGGTCATCGCCGGGCACACGACCCCTTCCGATCTCAGGCGGCTGGTCGAGCGGCTTGTGGACAAGCCGATTGCCGCGCAATAG
- a CDS encoding PEBP family protein translates to MRHLLPAIIIAGLTVQAAAAETFSTDVWADNWFAFKVNGETVAEDSVPITTERSFNAESFTFEAERPFVIGLIAKDFKENDSGLEYIGTNRQQMGDGGVILQVKDGSGNTVAVSDEDWRCLVIHTAPLDKSCESKSNPVPGEGACAFEALDEPEGWSTAGFDASGWEPAHLYSEREVSPKGGYDRIEWDGAARFMWGPDLETSNTVLCRMTVE, encoded by the coding sequence ATGCGCCATCTGCTGCCCGCAATCATCATCGCAGGGCTGACCGTCCAAGCTGCGGCCGCCGAGACCTTCTCGACCGACGTGTGGGCGGACAACTGGTTTGCTTTCAAGGTGAACGGCGAGACCGTGGCCGAGGACAGCGTACCGATCACGACGGAACGCTCCTTCAACGCGGAGAGCTTCACCTTCGAGGCGGAACGTCCGTTCGTCATCGGCCTGATCGCCAAGGATTTCAAGGAAAACGACAGCGGCCTCGAATATATCGGGACCAATCGCCAGCAGATGGGCGATGGCGGAGTCATCCTCCAGGTGAAGGACGGAAGCGGAAACACGGTCGCCGTCAGCGACGAAGACTGGCGCTGCCTCGTGATCCATACGGCGCCGCTGGACAAGTCGTGCGAAAGCAAAAGCAACCCCGTGCCCGGTGAAGGCGCCTGCGCCTTCGAGGCGCTCGACGAGCCGGAAGGCTGGAGCACCGCCGGTTTCGATGCCTCCGGGTGGGAGCCGGCACATCTCTATTCCGAAAGGGAGGTCAGCCCGAAGGGCGGTTACGACCGCATCGAATGGGACGGGGCGGCGCGATTCATGTGGGGTCCCGACCTCGAGACCTCCAACACCGTGCTTTGCCGGATGACGGTCGAGTGA